From Laspinema palackyanum D2c:
AATCCCAATCACCTGACCTTGACGATTCAAGATGGGACCGCCACTCATGCCTTTTTCCACCAGATTGGTATAGGCAATCTGATATCCCCGCGCGATCGGGCGATCGGCGATTAAAGAGACTGTACCCGTCGTGAAGGTCCAAGCAGAACCATACTGTTCCGATTCAACGGGAAACCCTGCCGCAAAGACCTCATCCCCAGCTTGCAAGCTTGAAGAAGTCCCCAGGGAGGCCACAGGATAATCAGCACCCGTACTGCGAAATTGCAGTAAGGCCAAATCGTTGCCCTCAAAACTCACGGTTCTCACTACTTCCGCTGAATAGGTGCGGCCATCATGGGTTTGAATTTGATATCCAGAACCCTGTCCAGCAGTCAAAACGTGCTGATTGGTGACAACGGTATAAATCGGTCCTTGTTTTTGAATAACAATACCGGAACCTCCACTGCGCCCTGACAACACTTTTACCGTAATTGATTGGGCAATTTGACGGACTTGT
This genomic window contains:
- a CDS encoding S1 family peptidase, whose product is MNLRSQIVLICVGSFLITLPTQLFPLSSSAQIRPVSGFTAQPSGQLLTEQVRQIAQSITVKVLSGRSGGSGIVIQKQGPIYTVVTNQHVLTAGQGSGYQIQTHDGRTYSAEVVRTVSFEGNDLALLQFRSTGADYPVASLGTSSSLQAGDEVFAAGFPVESEQYGSAWTFTTGTVSLIADRPIARGYQIAYTNLVEKGMSGGPILNRQGQVIGINGMHAYPLWGDPYIFTDGSRPNTAMRDIMMRSSMGIAIDTFVQLAAGFYNNSGGMPAASVPPSPIRLVSPEEQPRHSLPESAQPQVDSSGLPRVEETPGLPNPGSDPLW